The Polynucleobacter sp. HIN7 genomic interval TTTATCCGAGATGGCCTGCTGGTTTCCGTTGAATGCCGCTAGACAAGCAGTGGCTGAGCAACGAATTGGAAACTTAGCAGATCGATTCTATGGCCTGCCGACTAACCGAAGTCAACGTCACACTTTAGAAAGCGATGCACCCCGCATTCTGCAAATGTGCCAAGCCGATGGGGTGGACGTCGCTATCTTGGTTCCTAATTGCCCCATTTGTCATCAAAGTATTTCATTGTTAGCACGCTTTCTTGAGGAGGCAGGCATTCCAACGATCATTATTGGAGCTGCTAAAGATATTGTGGAGTTCTGTGGTGTCCCGCGCTTCGTGTTTAATGATTTTCCCTTGGGCAATGCAGCAGCAAGACCTCAAGACCCACAATCACAGCACATTATTTTTAATTTAGCCCTTGATTTACTTGAGGTTGCTCCAGGACCGCGAATCACTGTGCAAAGTGCCTTGCGCTGGAGTGAGGATCCTCGTTGGAAATTAGACTACATGAATATTGAGCGTTTAACAAAGCAGGAAATTGAATCATTGCGTTCTGAGGCCGAAGCAGCAAGGTTAGCGGCAAAAGAGATTCGGCAAAAGACAACTGGGCGATAGTGGTCGGAATGAGAGGATTCGAACCTCCGACCCCCTCGTCCCGAACGAGGTGCGCTACCAGACTGCGCTACATTCCGTATTGACTATTTTATCCCTGACGAATTAGCGAGTACTCGCATAAAGCGCGCAAGGATTCGCTGGCTGGATTTTGTGGGAAATCCTTAATCGTATTGAGGGCTAAATCAACCTCGCGCCTCGCAGCATCTTGGGTGTACTCTAAGGCGCCAGAGCTGTAGATGCCTTGCAGGATTTGATCAAACACATCATCTGGTAGCTCCTCGTTTTGTGAGATTGCTTCCCGAGCCAGTAGTTGTTGATCGGTGCTACCTTTTTCCATGAGATAAATCAGTGGGAGGGTTGGTTTACCTTCACGTAAATCATCGCCCACATTCTTACCCATTTCATTGGGATCTGCGGTGTAGTCCAGTAGATCATCCATCAGCTGGAAGGCGGTGCCAATATGGCGCCCAAATGCGGCTGCGAGTTCGCGCTCGATATCGCTTGCTTGTGCAATTAGAGCGCCGAGTTCAGCCGATGCCTCAAATAATTTTGCGGTCTTATAACGAATCACCTGAAGATAGCTAGACTCATCGACCTCAGGGTCATTCATATTGAGAAGCTGTAAGACTTCACCTTCGGCAATTGTGTTGGTAGCGTCCGAGAGAATTTGCATCACTCGAATGTCATTGGGGGCGACCATCATTTGGAAAGCTCGCGAGTATAGGAAATCACCCACCAGCACACTCGCAGCATTTCCGAAGGCGGCGTTAGCGGTTTGTTTACCGCGGCGCATGGTGGATTCATCCACAACGTCATCGTGGAGCAGGGTGGCGGTATGAATAAATTCAACCACCGCGGCTAGCTCCAAAGCATGGGGAATTTCCTTGCCGTTGGCTAGAGCTTTAGCAATTAATAAGAGAAGAGCGGGGCGGACCCGCTTTCCCCCCGATTGAATGATGTAAGACGAGATTTGATCAATTAGAACCACTTCCGAGGCAAGTCGACGGCGAATGACCTCGTCCAAAGCCTGTAAATCAGGGCTGATGGGGGCCAAAATTTGCCCTAAGTGATTGTTTTTGACAGTGTTATTCATCCAAGATATAATACTTGGCTCAGCTCAAAGTAGCAGATTTTCTGTAAGTCACCGACTTTTAAAGGAATCATGCTTCGAATTAAGTTGATTTGTAATTATTTGCAGTATTTTTTGAGAGGTTTAACCATGTACGCGGTCATAAAAACCGGTGGCAAACAGTATAAAGTTGCTGCTGGCGAAAAATTGAAAATAGAACAGATACCGGCGGACATCGGCAGCGACATTACTCTTGACCAAGTTCTCGCCGTAGGCGAGGGCTCATCGCTCAAAGTTGGCGATCCCTTGGTTAATGGTGCCGCTGTGATGGCTACTGTAGTCTCCCAGGGACGTCACGATAAAGTGAAAATCTTTAAGATGCGTCGTCGTAAGCATTATCAGAAACATCAGGGCCATCGTCAGAATTACACAGAGATTCTGATTAAGTCGATTAAGGCCTGAGTTAGGAGAGAAAGATGGCACAGAAAAAAGGCGGCGGCTCAACACGCAACGGTCGTGACTCAGAATCAAAACGCTTAGGCGTGAAAGTCTATGGCGGTCAAGCAATCAATGCTGGCGGAATTATTATTCGTCAGCGTGGCACCAAAGTTCATCCCGGCGTCAATGTTGGAATGGGCAAAGACCACACCTTATTTGCTTTGATTGATGGACAAGTAGAGTTTGGAGTTAAAGGCGCAATGAAGAAAGCGCAAGTTTCAGTATTGCCTCATTCATCAGCGGCCTGACTGAGATTTAATTAATCAACAGAAACAGGCCTCGCAGATTGCGAGGCCTTTTTATTTATGAAATTCATAGACGAAGCCAAAATTGAAGTGATTGCTGGTAATGGTGGTGCCGGCAGCGCCTCAATGCGCCGCGAGAAATTCATCGAGTTTGGTGGCCCAGATGGTGGCGATGGCGGTCGCGGGGGCAGTGTTTATGCGATTGCGGATCGTAACATCAATACCTTAATTGATTACCGGTATTCCAAAACGCATACGGCTAAAAATGGTGAGCCTGGGCGTGGAGCGGATTGCTATGGCCGTGCTGGTGACGATATTGAGTTACGAATGCCAGTTGGAACCATTATTTCGGATTCGGAAACCAACGAAGTAGTTGCTGACTTGACTAAACATGGGGAGCGAATTTGCCTTGCCCAAGGAGGTGTTGGTGGCTGGGGCAATATTCACTTTAAAAGTAGTACCAACCGTGCCCCACGTCAGAAGACTAATGGCAAACCAGGTGAGCGCCGCAAATTAAAGTTGGAATTAAAAGTGTTGGCCGATGTGGGTTTATTGGGGATGCCCAATGCTGGTAAATCTACTTTGATTACCGCTGTATCCAATGCGCGCCCCAAGATTGCAGATTACCCGTTCACTACTTTGCATCCTAATTTGGGAGTGGTGCGGGTTGGTAATGAACGCAGCTTTGTGATTGCGGATATTCCAGGACTCATCGAGGGTGCTGCTGAGGGCGCTGGTCTTGGTCACCGATTCTTAAGGCATCTACAGCGCACCGGTGTGCTCCTGCACCTGGTTGATATCGCCCCCTTTGATGAGAATGTCGACGTGGTCGCTGATGCCAAGGCGATTGTCAATGAGCTGCGCAAATACGATGAAGCCTTATATCAAAAGCCACGTTGGCTTGTATTGAATAAGGTCGATATGCTGCAGCCTGAGGATCGAGAGCAAACCATCGCAGATTTCTTAAAACGTTTTGAATGGCAGGGTCCCGTATTTGAGGTCTCTGCCCTTACTGGCGAAGGTTGCGATCGCCTTTGTTATGCGATTCAAGATTATTTGGACGGACTTCGCAAAGATCGTGACCTAGAGGAAGAGCGTGCTGAAGACCCCCGTTTTTTAGACGAGTAATAACGATGAAAAAAACGATTTCAGAAGCAAAACGAATTGTTGTGAAGGTTGGATCTACCTTGGTGACCAATAATGGCGAAGGGCTAGATCGAACTGCGATTGCTACTTGGGCTGAGCAAGTATCTAATTTACTCAAGCAGGGCTGCCAGGTGTTGATGGTGAGTTCAGGTGCCATTGCCGAGGGCATGCAGCGCTTATCCTGGGCTGTCCGCCCTCAAGAAATTCATCAGCTGCAAGCAGCTGCCGCAGTTGGGCAAATGGGTTTGGTGCAAGTTTACGAATCATGCTTTGCAAAATTTGGCGTACATACTGCACAGGTTCTATTAACGAATGCTGACTTGGCTAATGCGCAGCGTCATGCAAATGCAAAGGCAACCTTGCAAACACTACTGTCTTTAGGTGTTGTGCCGATCATTAATGAGAACGATACGGTAGTTACCGATGAAATTAAATTTGGTGATAACGATAGTTTGGCGGCACTCGTCGTTAATTTGGTACACGCCGACGCCCTAGTCATTTTGACGGATCAGGGTGGGCTATACACCGCCGATCCTCGTAAAGACGCCACTGCCACGATGGTTGATTTTGCAATCGCAGGCGACCCTTCATTAGAGCGGATGGCTGGAGGTGCTGGTAGTGATTTGGGTAAAGGCGGAATGCTTACAAAAGTGTTGGCAGCCAAAACAGCGGTAGAAACCGGGGCGAGTACGGTGATTGCCTCTGGCCGTGAGCCAAATGTATTAGTACGCCTGTATCAGGGCGAGTCGATTGGAACCTTGCTGAGTAAGGCCTAATTAGCGCAGAGTCGGTAGCTCTGCTTCGGATCCGACGGGAGCAGTGATCCCCAAAAAGTTATTGGGGTCGAGAGACTTCACAACCTTGGCGTAACTTTTTTCTTGGGTCGCTAGATTGCAAAAAGCACCCTGAGCCAAAGCTGCCTGATAGCGATTTGGAACATTGTCCTTAATGGCTAACCAGCTACCTAAAGGATTGGCACGCCATTGCTGATTGGCTTCAAGAGTGCCATATAACCGCCACTGAAACGTATCGCACCGTATTCCTTCAAAGTAAGCATTTTGACCACCACTGGGATTGGTAATCACCACAATGTAGCGGGTAACGCCGTCGTTTCCAATCTTGATGGATTCGGTATCAACGGCAAACTTGAAAATAGTGGTTTGCGATACTGAGAAAGGTATCAAATATTTTTTATTAGGCGGATTTAAGGGCATGGGTGTTTCCCCTTCCTTAAATACTGTTGGTGCAAACGGATCAGTCCCGTCGGCCAAGGGATCCGAAAAACAGGCACTCAGTACCGTAACTGATGATGCAAGCAAGAGAAACTGAAGTTTATTCATGAAGGGTGCGAGGCGTGTAATGGTGCCCCCCAGACTAATTGTTGCATTTGGTTGGTGGTGACAATAAACCGGGCGAGTTCAGAGAGTGCAAGTTGATAGACCTCGCGCTTGAAATCAATCACAGTGTCGAGCTCAATCCAATATGGATGCCAGCGCCAGGCATCAAACTCAGGATGCCCTGTGGCTCGTAGTTGAATCTCATGGTCTTGGCCTAGCATTCGCAGTAAGAACCAAATTTGTTTTTGACCCTTATAAGCGACACGCTGATGACGGTGATTCATTTGGCGGCGTAAGAACTCCTCGGGCACATCGTAGCGAATCCAATCACGGGTGCGCCCAATGATCTCGACATGGTGAGGAAAAAGACCCACCTCTTCGTGGAGTTCGCGATACATTGCTTCTTCTGGACTTTCTCCGTGCGCAATTCCTCCTTGTGGAAATTGCCAAGAATGTTGTCCAATTCGTTTACCCCAAAATACTTCGTTACGAGCATTGAGAAGCACAATGCCAACATTAGGTCGATAGCCTTCACGGTCAAGCATAATCGTACCTTTTAGTCCCTAATCTTTAATCCTTTAAAATCAACGATTTGATTATAGTCACTCATGAAAGCTTCACAAACCTTTCTTGCAACCCTAAAAGAGGCTCCAGCAGATGCGGAGATTGTGTCTCACCAACTGATGGTGCGCGCTGGGCTAATCCGTAAATTAAGTGCTGGAATTTATAACTATCTCCCTCTCGGGCTCAAGGTAATTCGGAAGGTCGAGAACATCATTCGGGAAGAAATGAATCGCGCCGGAGCCATCGAGCTTCTGATGCCGATCGTTCAACCCGCTGAGTTATGGCAAGAGACGGGTCGTTGGGAAAAAATGGGTCCCGAGTTGTTGCGCATTCAAGATCGCCATGAGCGCGATTATCTGATTCAGCCAACCTCCGAAGAGGTGATCACTGATCTTGCGCGCTCGGAGATTAGGAGCTACAAGCAGTTGCCCGTTAACTTTTATCAAATCCAGACGAAGTTTCGTGATGAGCGTCGCCCCCGTTTTGGGATCATGCGGGGTCGTGAGTTCAGCATGAAGGATGCTTATTCATTTGATCGTGATCAGGCAGGCTTGAAAAAGTCTTACGCGCTCATGTTTGATGCCTACGTCCGAATCTTTCAACGCATGGGTTTACAGTTTCGAGCCGTCGCTGCTGATAATGGTGCGATCGGAGGGTCGGGCAGCCAAGAATTTCATGTGATTGCCGATACAGGCGAAGATGCGATTGTTTATTGCCCTAATTCAGATTACGCTGCCAATTTAGAAGCTGCTGAATCGGTTGCTCTTATTGCACACCGATCCGCTCCAAAAGAAAGTATGCAAAAAGTGGCAACGCCAGATCAAAAGCGTTGCGAAGATGTTGCGCAGTTTCTCAAGATCGATCTGTCTAATACTATTAAATCCTTAGTGTTGGCAGTTGATCAAGACGCTGGACCCGCCAAATTATTCATGGTGTTGCTCAGGGG includes:
- the rplU gene encoding 50S ribosomal protein L21 yields the protein MYAVIKTGGKQYKVAAGEKLKIEQIPADIGSDITLDQVLAVGEGSSLKVGDPLVNGAAVMATVVSQGRHDKVKIFKMRRRKHYQKHQGHRQNYTEILIKSIKA
- a CDS encoding polyprenyl synthetase family protein gives rise to the protein MNNTVKNNHLGQILAPISPDLQALDEVIRRRLASEVVLIDQISSYIIQSGGKRVRPALLLLIAKALANGKEIPHALELAAVVEFIHTATLLHDDVVDESTMRRGKQTANAAFGNAASVLVGDFLYSRAFQMMVAPNDIRVMQILSDATNTIAEGEVLQLLNMNDPEVDESSYLQVIRYKTAKLFEASAELGALIAQASDIERELAAAFGRHIGTAFQLMDDLLDYTADPNEMGKNVGDDLREGKPTLPLIYLMEKGSTDQQLLAREAISQNEELPDDVFDQILQGIYSSGALEYTQDAARREVDLALNTIKDFPQNPASESLRALCEYSLIRQG
- a CDS encoding proline--tRNA ligase, which gives rise to MKASQTFLATLKEAPADAEIVSHQLMVRAGLIRKLSAGIYNYLPLGLKVIRKVENIIREEMNRAGAIELLMPIVQPAELWQETGRWEKMGPELLRIQDRHERDYLIQPTSEEVITDLARSEIRSYKQLPVNFYQIQTKFRDERRPRFGIMRGREFSMKDAYSFDRDQAGLKKSYALMFDAYVRIFQRMGLQFRAVAADNGAIGGSGSQEFHVIADTGEDAIVYCPNSDYAANLEAAESVALIAHRSAPKESMQKVATPDQKRCEDVAQFLKIDLSNTIKSLVLAVDQDAGPAKLFMVLLRGDHELNEIKVNKVPGLSAFRFATDAEILAAYGSPVGYLGPVGLPASVQVIADRTVANMSDFVCGANAEGYHLTGVNWGRDVPEPLVADVRNAVAGDPSPDGKGTLEICRGIEVGHVFQLGTRYSEAMKCTYLDENGKAQPMVMGCYGIGVTRLLGAAIEQGHDERGIVWPISMAPFEVVICPVGYDKSDAVREAANHLHQELLAAGVDVVLDDRGERPGAMFADWELIGVPYRVVIGERGLKEGQVEFQGRRESATQLIPFQSIAQTIIAAINTAKNNLI
- the cgtA gene encoding Obg family GTPase CgtA, producing MKFIDEAKIEVIAGNGGAGSASMRREKFIEFGGPDGGDGGRGGSVYAIADRNINTLIDYRYSKTHTAKNGEPGRGADCYGRAGDDIELRMPVGTIISDSETNEVVADLTKHGERICLAQGGVGGWGNIHFKSSTNRAPRQKTNGKPGERRKLKLELKVLADVGLLGMPNAGKSTLITAVSNARPKIADYPFTTLHPNLGVVRVGNERSFVIADIPGLIEGAAEGAGLGHRFLRHLQRTGVLLHLVDIAPFDENVDVVADAKAIVNELRKYDEALYQKPRWLVLNKVDMLQPEDREQTIADFLKRFEWQGPVFEVSALTGEGCDRLCYAIQDYLDGLRKDRDLEEERAEDPRFLDE
- a CDS encoding glycine/sarcosine/betaine reductase selenoprotein B family protein, whose product is MPELLFAPEFDSAIPYIQRTRSYYLALGYDNPYVWAHYSNVPFTPLKKSLKASTLALITTAVPYDPSKGDQGPGAPYNAQAKFYEPYAMPSTVNPDLRIAHVGIDRKHANLSEMACWFPLNAARQAVAEQRIGNLADRFYGLPTNRSQRHTLESDAPRILQMCQADGVDVAILVPNCPICHQSISLLARFLEEAGIPTIIIGAAKDIVEFCGVPRFVFNDFPLGNAAARPQDPQSQHIIFNLALDLLEVAPGPRITVQSALRWSEDPRWKLDYMNIERLTKQEIESLRSEAEAARLAAKEIRQKTTGR
- a CDS encoding CNP1-like family protein, which produces MNKLQFLLLASSVTVLSACFSDPLADGTDPFAPTVFKEGETPMPLNPPNKKYLIPFSVSQTTIFKFAVDTESIKIGNDGVTRYIVVITNPSGGQNAYFEGIRCDTFQWRLYGTLEANQQWRANPLGSWLAIKDNVPNRYQAALAQGAFCNLATQEKSYAKVVKSLDPNNFLGITAPVGSEAELPTLR
- the rpmA gene encoding 50S ribosomal protein L27 gives rise to the protein MAQKKGGGSTRNGRDSESKRLGVKVYGGQAINAGGIIIRQRGTKVHPGVNVGMGKDHTLFALIDGQVEFGVKGAMKKAQVSVLPHSSAA